The DNA region AATTGTAAAAGCTTAGACCGGGGCTGGACACATATTGAGTTGTAAATGCATTAGCATTGATCTACTTGTTGACactcaaatttgataaataaataaatacagcaTTTCTTGCAAATAAGTATGAAACTAGTCCCTTTCTGTTTTGCATGTGCATCATTTGAAACACGTATCTCATGATATAACTGACGATatttattgattataaaaaaagaaacaagacTCAATTTTGGATGTATACATTGAGAACATCTGCTTTTCCGTATTCTGAAAAAAGCAAGAAAAGTGAAAAcactcaaaaatattttgaaaatcaaaatcagcaTTAAACACATTTTAGCTTTTGTTTAAGACGGATATGGGTCATATTTGTATACTTAAGACGTTACTGGAAAGACATTAATATACAAGTGTTGCACGACAGATGCTTTTTTAAGTATCGTACCCTTAGCGATCCACCTGGTGACTTTTCCATGTTGGCTGTACAAGAATTGGGGATACGTTGTGTGTTTATCCCATTCACAGAGATTAGTTTTTTCCTTTACAACTAACCATCCACTACGTACATGACAGACTCcattatttttgttgatgaaGAAGTTTCTCCCAAACATTGACTCTcttaaaatagaaaattaattaataaaatcatgtttcctttttatttttattagacgttttacaatttttatcgTACTTTCCTTTTATTTctatatgataataataatatttaaagcaCAAGAAACTTACTTAGCAACAGTAATGGTTCTGTAGATTACTTATGCAAAAATACTTACGTGTCGATGGAAAAAACATTGTAAGTTTCACTTTTATCCAAATCGGTCCAACTTGAATTTAAGATTCTGCTGTTGTTAAACCAGTTTAAATAGTTTGAATCTCTTCCATCAAATTCAAGGAAAGCTACTGTGTCCCCCTGAACGTTTAGTTCAAATTTGACCTGCAGAAAAGTGTTATATTTCTCAATAATTTCTACTTAGTGCTGATTAGCATTCTAAATGGAATTGTTATTGTTGACTTTAAAACCAGAGGAAAATAATCGTAAATGACCAACTAATTTGATGTTAGAATTGATTGATAGCTCGTGTGTACATGTGCGTATGccatattatcaaataatttgtgTTGATGAATTgtgtttttaatgatttcaaattATCGGTCGATTATAATGTCTTTGTATCACAATGCTAACATATCAAAATTAACATTAGATTGATAGCTAAAATAACATAATCTAGGCAAATAAACATCTGTTTTAAAGCCTTGGGATATTTACTTTGTTGATATTCAAGCAATCCCAGTAATCTATAAAGGGACTTCTTAAAGTTTTTGAAGGTGATTTGTAAGTTTCAATTCTGGCTTTAGGCGGCAGACAGCCATCACTCATCGAACATGGACAGATTCCAGATACGATATCACAGTTGTTGTGTCTGGTTTTCCATGTATTTAAGACATCTTCGCCATTTCCACTTGGTGCATGAAAAATTAGCGCCCAATCatctgaaacatttttttttctaattttatttcatatatcttATATCACCTCAACAAATCTATACTTTTGAATCAAGACGTacattatgcaaaaaaaaaaaatgcaaaatgtttgcaccagagtaactgcttacacctttggtatttcaacacgtgtGAGATGATGTCCTTAagctaaaatttaattttaactgataagttATTATTGTAAATTAATCTAAAAACCTACTTTCGTTTTAgataaacaagcccgaaatagcaaaagtgagagtaaggtggtggacacgctttttCGGATTCGATTCAGCGgtagtttgcatcaaaatatatacatgtacttgcaataaaatgatattggaGGATTAAATTATTGAAGATAAATTATTTAGATAAtacatagaagttaagatttgacaattgttgaacaaataaaatgagCCAATTCCTTTCTTGAAtgcgcgattttagttttgatgcaAAGAACGATaaaactttccagaacggggtaaccaagaacgccgGTTGACTAATTAAAGTCATGGCAAAAAGTGCAGGACGAGTACATCATGCATCACGGGTAGATACTTTGGATCAAACATCTATgattaatacaaaaaagttaataaataaaaatggaataacttaatgcgattttagttttgatggagaAAACTTTTCAGAACGAGTTGCCTCgggtctgtcccaagttattgcttccatcaatttttgatgatttttaataaaaattcacatacctgtgaaagaaatacaattgaaatcgatgaaagggaatatatccaagatatcttcatcgaacaattatcccttttcacacataaaatttcacaggaacgataacaattttcttacggagatttataatgggaaatgtttacatcttttctccattcggaatacattCGGTATAGATCgtgcaatttttcaatattatcatccgggcttattaatggctgatgcaatgcaaaatctccgtagactttcaattttgggatgtgttttgaaacctgaagcggtagagggggcgtttcaaaaaaGATAATCTGGCCATTTTTCAcattagtttatatatatagtagATGAACGTAGTATGAGcgcaaaggtatttactattattgaaatatcaagcaaaaagtggtggaagcaaaaactcgggacagagtttaATTAACTTCTTGACCGAAAGTGTAGGGCGAATAAATACCCTTTAACTAGCTTATTTTAATTCATACTTTTTCACACCATTATAGAACAATGAACAGATTTGTTATGCATAAAAGTTCAAACGGGGAAGTTGAATAAAGGGAGAAGGTGACGCCCTCCCCGGttctttttaaatcttttatctgaaattcttatttggaacagtgataaaaaattcaatgtaatttgaCCTAAAGAACAAAATTAGAGACACGACGCACTTAATTTCTACTCACTGGTTTGAAATAAGTAATGGCGTATAGATCTTAATTATAGAATTTAAAGAAAGGTTTTTTCAATCCTGCAACAAACAAGAATTTAGACCATGTTCACATATATAACATCAATTTCAGTTTAGATTTTCACCCCTGTCCGCTCCTCTAAATATCCAGTCATGCAGTTAGTTGGCTTTTAAAGAATGGGTTAAAAAAATCGGACTCATTATATACAACAATGCacaaaaaatatggttcaaTTCATTAACATTTTCCGCGCTAAATTGCCCCAGAACTCATATAGTATTTAATAAATTAGCGCATTACAATCAATGTTCATTTGTACCCCGCTCCGAAAGAAAAAGGGTATACTGTTTACCCTTGTCAGTCTATAACAAATTTTGGTCGCAGTTTTCTGAACAACTACTGTTTGAAGATCTATACTCCAAATACATTGGTTCACTCTTTGATTTAGCATGTCTTTTATTGGGAATCATTTTTACAAACGTTATTTAAACGTCACTTTCCTGTTTATCCATGCACGTGTcagaaacaaattttcaaaaaggacgtatattcacatcagagcggcgGTATTTATAGTGAGCATTCATAAACAttctttttgttaaaattgCCATTCGAAAAATACCaccaaaagtttttatttttaatactttGCGGACAccgatatatatgtatattgaacAACATGtttcttggatttttttttttcaaaataaaaaattagtacctttgcaAGGTTTAGGTTCTGCAAATAAACTAAATCCTAACATCACAATCCAGCAAACAGCCATACAGAATACAGGTGTCATAATATCAATTCTggctcaaaaatattaaagtaaGTAAACAATATATGATCGACTTGATTAGagattaatttgttttaaaacacaaaagaCTAAGGTTCAGAGTTTTAGTGTGTATTTTATCGAATTCTCAAGCTACGTCATGCGATCTTACATATGCCATTGGTTATCCTAAACGAAATCATTTATATGCTCATTTTCGGATCTTCTGTTATGCAATGCAATTACATTGTAAGTTATTGTaccaattatatatatatatatataccatgaTTCATatcttattttactttttgtaCACTTGAAATATTCAATGTGTTAAAATCATAGTGTCGATGAAATGCAAAGCTCTGCCGAATTAATTTGTCAGTGTCAATGTGGTATTTTTGCTCCCGCCAAAGttgtacatgttgttttgtaaaaatccATATAATTAAACCATACGATAAACCATCTCTACCACTGTTGTTCTGTGTCTCGCCTAGCGGTGGgttttttaccttaaaaattTAGTATCACATGACGAATAATAATTTTCATAGAAGAATATATTTTCTaaagttattttgaaaattccttaaGATTTTCGACAAACACAGAAATTATACGTATTCCTAAAGGATACCGGTATTAATATTTCCTTCAGGAATTTTATTCCGGTAGTTCTCCAGTAGGAAATTAAAACGGCCAAAGGGAGGCTTCTACATAAATAATGTAAGCGCTTTTATCTTTTTAGACTCATTACTAAAGGTTTCACTGTTTTGAAGAGTAATATATTGAACAAATAGcggtagtcaaatataaaaggGAAATACTGTGTACTTAAAAAATTTTGTCAgcctaaacatgatttaaaatcCATTGCATGTACTTGGGGGTTACAAATCTACATGAAATCTgctgtctttttttttctcattagaAAATTTATGCTATGTTGATTCTATTTGATATATTGATGACATATCTAATACAGACTCTGACTTCATCTATcttagtttaaaaaatagtgtaattgCCAAAGGGTTTCTGTACTGACAGTAactgttgttaaaaaaaaagtgattgTTCAAATTTTTCTGAGAGGGCATATGGAGTGCGAGATTACTTTATCAGAAATTGATCAAATACAACACAGAAGATTTTCTACAGATTTAATGACAAGGAAGGAtagattgtgaaaaaaaaatttagaaacaaaCACTAGACTTCATTTATCTTGAATTGTAGAGGAATTACACTACCATGAAGCAAATGTTTCAGTCAGTTCTACAGTGTGtctaaaatttaatgcaaattataatggtaaatttttatacattgaACCGTTGACTGCAAACGGCAGAAACCAACTGGAAGTGCTGCATCCATGAAAAGTATAATACAGGTAAAGCAATCAATAACCCAAATTCATATGGCAATCAAACACactcttttaaaatatgtatggtGTTGGTACAATCATTGTAAGACATACAGAGGAAGCCCAAAATAATATGCGAGTTTAAAGTCTAAAAAATGAGAGAGTTATATATCTTTTAGCAGTCCAACTTTTAgcagaaataaatcaatttaggAGACTA from Crassostrea angulata isolate pt1a10 chromosome 7, ASM2561291v2, whole genome shotgun sequence includes:
- the LOC128191244 gene encoding uncharacterized protein LOC128191244; this translates as MTPVFCMAVCWIVMLGFSLFAEPKPCKDDWALIFHAPSGNGEDVLNTWKTRHNNCDIVSGICPCSMSDGCLPPKARIETYKSPSKTLRSPFIDYWDCLNINKVKFELNVQGDTVAFLEFDGRDSNYLNWFNNSRILNSSWTDLDKSETYNVFSIDTESMFGRNFFINKNNGVCHVRSGWLVVKEKTNLCEWDKHTTYPQFLYSQHGKVTRWIAKEYGKADVLNVYIQN